In a genomic window of Streptomyces sp. NBC_01231:
- a CDS encoding LppX_LprAFG lipoprotein, with amino-acid sequence MSRTRLGSAVAVVMLVAGTAGCGGTDDSADAAGSQSSRPEKTDDTHVVRAAYDRTRSADTAKLTVSTKAVAGGQSVTAQGTGAVDLAEGDSRMTLTSQGSRIEQRVVDGIIYQKPPAGQRGTLPQGKAWMKIDPARLPRSGSGDSRVSDPVEPFGGVEKLGSGKVTKVGKETVNGTRTTHYRVNIDVSTLARGDRGQAQELRRQLGTSSIPVDLWLDEEGRLRQETVRLALRPLRDSSPTDREDTRVTSTTTLRFDDFGTRVGVEAPPSAQTADVTAELADAAKSVQKSPQAG; translated from the coding sequence GTGTCCAGGACGCGTTTAGGAAGTGCCGTCGCCGTGGTGATGCTCGTCGCGGGGACGGCCGGTTGCGGCGGGACGGACGACTCGGCCGACGCGGCGGGCAGTCAGTCGAGCAGGCCGGAGAAGACGGACGACACGCACGTCGTTCGTGCGGCCTACGACCGGACCAGGTCGGCGGACACGGCGAAGCTGACCGTCTCCACCAAGGCCGTGGCCGGCGGGCAGAGCGTCACCGCCCAGGGCACCGGCGCGGTGGACCTCGCCGAGGGCGACAGCCGGATGACCCTCACCTCGCAGGGCAGCCGGATCGAGCAACGGGTCGTCGACGGGATCATCTACCAGAAGCCGCCCGCCGGGCAGCGCGGGACGCTGCCCCAGGGCAAGGCCTGGATGAAGATCGACCCGGCGCGGCTGCCACGCTCCGGATCCGGCGACTCACGGGTGAGCGACCCGGTGGAGCCGTTCGGAGGCGTCGAGAAACTCGGCTCCGGCAAGGTGACCAAGGTCGGTAAGGAGACGGTGAACGGCACCCGGACCACCCACTATCGAGTGAACATCGACGTGTCGACACTGGCGCGGGGCGACCGCGGTCAGGCGCAGGAGCTGCGCAGGCAGCTGGGTACGTCGTCGATCCCGGTGGACCTGTGGCTCGACGAGGAGGGGCGACTACGGCAGGAGACCGTACGCCTCGCCCTGCGGCCGCTGCGGGACAGCTCGCCGACGGACCGTGAGGACACCCGCGTGACCAGCACGACGACCCTGCGGTTCGACGACTTCGGCACCCGGGTCGGCGTGGAGGCACCGCCCTCGGCCCAGACTGCCGACGTGACCGCCGAGCTCGCCGACGCGGCGAAGTCCGTGCAGAAGTCGCCACAGGCCGGCTGA
- the tgmA gene encoding putative ATP-grasp-modified RiPP, with product MQPFALNYARPSMELDATTPYVYDTGLQLNVLFDGRIAARDHALIRELGTTTSTAGSKTHFDD from the coding sequence ATGCAACCGTTCGCGCTCAACTACGCACGCCCATCGATGGAGTTGGACGCCACCACTCCGTATGTCTACGACACCGGGCTGCAGTTGAACGTCCTCTTCGACGGGCGGATCGCCGCCCGCGATCACGCCCTGATCAGGGAATTGGGGACCACCACGTCCACCGCGGGCTCCAAGACGCACTTCGACGACTGA
- a CDS encoding DUF5133 domain-containing protein: MLVPDPKVVRKLLTRYASLRIAQAQRAQAEREREATARELEDVTYTLCVMMAATDIHEAVAKADALLLAAGRTTPDATDVDGEDDALRLAV, encoded by the coding sequence GTGCTCGTTCCGGACCCGAAGGTCGTCAGAAAGCTGCTGACTCGGTACGCATCGCTGCGGATCGCCCAGGCGCAGAGGGCTCAGGCGGAGAGGGAAAGGGAGGCGACCGCACGTGAACTGGAGGACGTCACCTACACGCTCTGCGTGATGATGGCGGCCACCGACATCCACGAGGCGGTCGCCAAGGCGGACGCCCTGCTCCTCGCCGCCGGACGTACGACACCGGACGCGACGGATGTGGACGGGGAAGACGACGCGCTGCGACTGGCCGTGTGA
- the tgmB gene encoding ATP-grasp ribosomal peptide maturase, whose product MTVLILTSEEDVTADMVVLHLNATGVPVVRLDPADLTGEVALSGEYVHGAFRGHVSAAGRLVSIGGLRSVWVRRPGVPAARAATPSSWLTEEASQALYGMLRGSDARWMNHPDAARRARHKPWQLRLAQRSGLPVPATLITTFPQAAREFAERYPDLVVKPVSGAHPQDPPRAVPTSRVAPDTDFSAVAYGPTLLQRRITKRADIRLTVVGDRMLAARKAVADDADPDEVDVRFAVNTASWRPTDVAPRVADTVRAYLRDAELAYGAFDFAEDADGTWWFLECNQSGQFGFVEVDTGQPIARSVAEWLARPPQPERPDRVNGTNGARR is encoded by the coding sequence ATGACCGTGTTGATTCTGACGAGCGAAGAGGACGTGACCGCCGACATGGTGGTCTTACACCTCAACGCCACGGGGGTTCCGGTGGTCCGACTCGACCCCGCCGACCTGACCGGCGAGGTCGCCCTGTCCGGTGAGTACGTGCACGGCGCGTTCCGCGGCCATGTCTCGGCCGCGGGCCGCCTGGTGAGCATCGGGGGGCTGCGCTCCGTCTGGGTACGCAGGCCCGGGGTCCCGGCCGCCCGGGCCGCCACGCCCTCCTCCTGGCTGACCGAGGAGGCGTCCCAGGCGCTGTACGGCATGCTCCGGGGCAGCGACGCCCGCTGGATGAACCATCCCGACGCGGCCCGCCGGGCCCGGCACAAGCCCTGGCAGCTGCGCCTCGCGCAGCGTTCGGGGCTGCCCGTGCCGGCCACGCTCATCACGACGTTCCCGCAGGCGGCCCGGGAGTTCGCGGAGCGCTACCCGGACCTGGTGGTCAAGCCGGTCTCGGGCGCCCATCCGCAGGATCCGCCCCGAGCGGTGCCGACCAGCAGGGTCGCCCCGGACACCGACTTCTCCGCCGTCGCCTACGGCCCCACGCTGCTGCAACGGCGGATCACCAAACGGGCCGACATCCGTCTGACCGTGGTGGGCGACCGGATGCTGGCCGCCCGGAAGGCCGTCGCCGACGACGCGGATCCTGACGAGGTCGACGTCCGGTTCGCGGTGAACACCGCGTCCTGGCGCCCGACCGACGTTGCGCCGCGCGTCGCCGACACCGTCCGGGCGTATCTCCGGGACGCGGAACTGGCCTACGGCGCCTTCGACTTCGCCGAGGACGCGGACGGCACCTGGTGGTTCCTGGAGTGCAACCAGTCGGGACAGTTCGGCTTCGTCGAGGTGGACACCGGCCAGCCGATCGCGCGGAGCGTCGCGGAGTGGCTGGCGCGTCCTCCCCAGCCGGAGCGGCCGGACCGGGTCAACGGAACGAACGGGGCGCGGCGTTGA
- a CDS encoding DUF397 domain-containing protein, with amino-acid sequence MPPVRNGVRASSLDARWIKSRHSNAEGNCVEVATLVDGDVAMRNSRDPDGPALIYTPAEVAAFVAGAKEGEFDHLL; translated from the coding sequence GTGCCACCAGTACGGAACGGAGTGCGGGCGAGTTCGCTGGACGCCCGCTGGATCAAGAGCCGGCACAGCAACGCCGAGGGCAACTGCGTGGAAGTGGCCACACTGGTCGACGGGGATGTCGCGATGCGCAACTCCCGTGATCCCGACGGCCCGGCGTTGATCTACACGCCGGCCGAGGTGGCGGCGTTCGTCGCCGGAGCGAAGGAGGGCGAGTTCGACCATCTGCTGTAA
- a CDS encoding ATP-binding protein, whose translation MSAPAHHVLRPPGQAVPGTGGAGAPLVGLPAQRRPAEVAMRPSPSSPAPSPSVPSPSAPSDSPDAAALRVRCSGEGFALARAFTLDTLSRWQLEHHGDDAALVVTELAANAVAHAVPRAPVSKAEVWLGIVLHPAHVLLTVSDLGENPPEFTATDNSALLDHGRGLFIVDALAEEWGWTLTPPAGKTVWARLSTCPPI comes from the coding sequence GTGTCAGCACCTGCGCATCACGTGCTCCGGCCGCCGGGCCAGGCTGTGCCCGGCACGGGGGGAGCGGGAGCGCCCCTCGTCGGCCTCCCGGCACAGCGGCGTCCGGCGGAGGTCGCCATGCGGCCGTCCCCGAGCTCACCGGCACCGAGCCCGTCGGTGCCGAGTCCGTCAGCCCCGAGCGACAGTCCGGACGCCGCCGCCCTGCGCGTCAGATGCAGCGGGGAGGGATTCGCCCTGGCCCGCGCCTTCACCCTGGACACGCTGAGCCGCTGGCAGCTCGAGCACCACGGCGACGACGCCGCCCTCGTGGTCACCGAGCTCGCGGCCAACGCCGTGGCGCACGCGGTACCCAGGGCCCCCGTGAGCAAGGCGGAGGTGTGGCTCGGGATCGTGCTCCACCCCGCCCATGTGCTGCTCACCGTCTCCGACCTCGGCGAGAACCCGCCCGAGTTCACGGCCACCGACAACTCCGCCCTGCTGGACCACGGCCGAGGCCTGTTCATCGTCGACGCCCTGGCCGAGGAATGGGGTTGGACCCTGACGCCCCCGGCCGGCAAGACCGTCTGGGCCAGGCTCTCGACCTGCCCTCCCATCTGA
- a CDS encoding SpoIIE family protein phosphatase, whose product MTGSAEDAHPTPGRLATLLIDASLEAISTAGGHAGGIYLRSGTPGLLRLAVLGGLPGPLFRPWWRLHTDSPFPVADAYRLGVQVVLPNATETMRRYPQFAAGLPFPFGSLFVRVGTEAAPFGVLGVLRPSVADAAELLTARDSMVRLAHDLQTALRGLEDRGESVVWDSDPLCVRPSATRLPVERLGRFAWEPATATVTVDEGLHLLLGVPPDEFPGTAEEFARAVAPSDAHLVLAALRGTAAARPPTLPLYLRGADGALRLMDLWSADGAADLSGAWAGTGIVKGIVLDPGPAAVADAAADLLPDGVFCLDRAGLVVYANPRAAQLLRRSRIELLGRALWETVPWFDHPEVEDHLRGALLAPDSVQFHVRRPPEPDPDTAARSSEGDWLSLSVHPGEDRLTCTLRPASRVADQVPADASRDAGVTAGGTGSGDTSSADTTASPAPAYRPIVLAIALNEAVTARQVSAVVMRELLPAFGGRRLAIYLLQDRHLHLAWESGFPKGFLTAFEGVGLDARLPGVETLTTGRPLFFDSMEQLTATYPGIPLDATEGARAFLPLIASGRPVGSCILGFDRPRGFSTEERTVLTALAGLIAHAMEKAQRYETEAALARGLQQALLPRRLSAHPQVETAGRYLPGTQGLEVGGDWYDVIEAGDGLALVIGDVQGHGVQAAATMGQLRSAVRAFALGDRPPDEVMSGTNHLLIDLDPGLFASCCYVRLDPATGAARAARAGHPQPLLRRPDGRTEVLDLPGGVVLGVDPRAGYPVADLRMEPDAVLALYTDGMVERPGSDIDDGISALRSALAKAGMPAGRPGGRSLAGLADRLTATARHAVDRPDDIALLLARRITR is encoded by the coding sequence ATGACTGGGAGCGCCGAGGACGCACATCCGACGCCGGGACGGCTGGCAACGCTGCTGATCGACGCCTCCCTGGAGGCGATCAGCACGGCCGGCGGCCACGCGGGCGGAATCTACCTGCGGTCCGGCACGCCCGGACTGCTGCGGCTGGCCGTGCTCGGCGGGCTGCCCGGCCCCCTGTTCCGGCCCTGGTGGCGGTTGCACACGGACAGCCCGTTCCCGGTCGCGGACGCCTACCGGCTGGGCGTCCAGGTGGTCCTGCCGAACGCCACGGAGACGATGCGCCGCTACCCCCAGTTCGCGGCCGGCCTGCCGTTCCCCTTCGGCTCCCTGTTCGTGCGGGTCGGAACGGAGGCGGCGCCGTTCGGTGTCCTCGGCGTCCTGCGTCCCTCCGTCGCGGACGCCGCCGAACTGCTGACCGCGCGGGACAGCATGGTCCGGCTGGCCCATGATCTCCAGACCGCCCTGCGCGGTCTGGAGGACCGGGGAGAGTCCGTCGTCTGGGACAGCGATCCGCTGTGCGTGCGCCCGTCCGCCACACGACTGCCCGTGGAGCGCCTCGGCCGCTTCGCGTGGGAGCCGGCGACCGCGACCGTGACCGTGGACGAGGGCCTGCACCTCCTGCTGGGCGTGCCCCCGGACGAATTCCCGGGCACCGCCGAGGAGTTCGCGCGGGCGGTGGCGCCCTCGGACGCTCATCTGGTGCTGGCCGCGCTGCGGGGCACGGCGGCCGCCCGGCCGCCGACCCTGCCGCTGTACCTGCGGGGCGCGGACGGGGCGCTGCGGCTGATGGACCTGTGGAGCGCGGACGGCGCCGCCGACCTGTCGGGCGCGTGGGCCGGCACCGGGATCGTGAAGGGCATCGTCCTCGATCCGGGCCCCGCCGCGGTGGCCGACGCGGCGGCCGACCTCCTGCCGGACGGCGTGTTCTGCCTGGATCGGGCGGGTCTGGTCGTGTACGCGAATCCGCGCGCCGCCCAGTTGTTGCGTCGGTCCCGTATCGAGCTGCTCGGCCGGGCGCTGTGGGAGACCGTGCCGTGGTTCGACCATCCTGAGGTGGAGGACCATCTGCGCGGGGCCCTGCTGGCGCCGGACTCGGTGCAGTTCCACGTCCGGCGGCCACCGGAGCCCGACCCGGATACGGCCGCCCGGTCGTCCGAGGGCGACTGGCTGTCCCTCAGCGTGCATCCCGGCGAGGACCGGCTGACCTGCACACTCCGTCCGGCGAGCCGGGTTGCGGACCAGGTCCCCGCCGATGCCTCCCGCGACGCCGGCGTCACTGCCGGCGGAACCGGCTCCGGGGACACCTCTTCCGCCGACACCACCGCCTCCCCGGCGCCCGCGTACCGGCCCATCGTTCTCGCCATCGCGCTCAACGAGGCGGTCACCGCCCGTCAGGTGTCCGCCGTCGTCATGCGCGAGCTGCTGCCCGCGTTCGGCGGCCGACGGCTCGCCATCTACCTGTTGCAGGACCGGCATCTGCACCTGGCCTGGGAGTCGGGCTTCCCCAAAGGGTTTCTCACCGCGTTCGAGGGGGTGGGCCTGGACGCCCGGCTGCCCGGTGTGGAGACGCTGACCACGGGCCGCCCGCTGTTCTTCGACTCGATGGAGCAGCTGACCGCGACCTACCCCGGCATCCCGCTGGACGCGACGGAGGGCGCCCGCGCCTTCCTCCCCCTGATCGCCTCCGGTCGCCCGGTCGGCTCCTGCATCCTCGGCTTCGACCGCCCGCGCGGCTTCAGCACCGAGGAACGTACGGTGCTCACCGCGCTGGCCGGGCTGATCGCCCACGCCATGGAGAAGGCCCAGCGCTACGAGACGGAGGCCGCCCTCGCCCGAGGACTCCAGCAGGCCCTGCTCCCCCGGCGGCTGTCGGCGCATCCTCAGGTGGAGACCGCCGGCCGCTATCTGCCCGGCACCCAGGGCTTGGAGGTGGGCGGTGACTGGTACGACGTCATCGAGGCGGGGGACGGTCTGGCGCTGGTCATCGGCGACGTACAGGGACACGGAGTGCAGGCGGCGGCGACCATGGGTCAACTGCGCAGCGCGGTGCGGGCGTTCGCGCTCGGCGACCGGCCGCCGGACGAGGTGATGAGCGGCACCAACCACCTCCTCATCGACCTCGATCCGGGGCTGTTCGCCAGCTGCTGCTACGTCCGCCTGGACCCCGCCACCGGTGCGGCCCGGGCGGCCCGCGCGGGGCATCCGCAGCCGTTGCTGCGCCGGCCGGACGGCCGCACCGAAGTCCTGGACCTGCCGGGCGGAGTCGTGCTCGGGGTGGACCCGCGGGCCGGCTACCCGGTGGCAGACCTGCGGATGGAGCCCGACGCCGTGCTGGCGCTGTACACGGACGGGATGGTGGAAAGGCCCGGCAGCGACATCGACGACGGCATCAGCGCCCTGCGGTCGGCCCTGGCCAAGGCGGGCATGCCCGCCGGGCGGCCGGGCGGCCGGTCGCTGGCGGGCCTGGCGGACCGGCTCACCGCGACGGCCCGGCACGCCGTCGACCGCCCCGACGACATCGCCCTCCTGCTCGCCCGCCGCATCACGCGGTGA
- a CDS encoding YkvA family protein has translation MDTTTGVFVAVAILAALVLAVAIALLVRLVRARRSLRRAGLPTGPRWVFWGALLYFVLPTDLLPDPVYLDDIGVLLLALRTLRASPEMSEPGAPKRL, from the coding sequence GTGGACACGACCACCGGAGTGTTCGTCGCCGTCGCGATCCTCGCGGCCCTGGTGCTGGCCGTCGCGATCGCCCTGCTGGTGCGGCTGGTGCGGGCCAGGCGCAGCCTGCGGCGCGCGGGACTTCCGACGGGCCCGCGCTGGGTCTTCTGGGGCGCCTTGCTGTACTTCGTGCTGCCGACCGACCTGCTGCCCGACCCCGTGTACCTGGACGACATCGGCGTGCTGCTGCTGGCGCTGCGCACCCTTCGCGCCTCCCCCGAGATGAGCGAGCCCGGGGCGCCGAAGCGACTCTGA
- a CDS encoding SpoIIE family protein phosphatase — MVRLLGRSGARSTRRPSGPRSPHAPDRAEEVHKHRARPAPGGPPAGPRGADGTRRGTASGLRAALSGRSVAGQVFVLQVVIVLLLVVAAVLALVLQARRDSTSEARNRSVAVAQAFANAPGTVDALRSSDPTAILQPRAEAARRATDVDFIVVMNTDGVRYTHPKPDRIGKKFVGTLAPALAGRTVTETIDGTIGPLVQAVVPVRADDGTIVGLVSAGITTANVGGAANRQMPLVLAAAAAGLALATAGTALVSRRLLRQTHGLGPHEMTRMYEHHDAVLHAVREGVLIVGVEGTLLLANDEAHRLLDLPADAEGRHVRDLGLPSDTAGLLASGGVATDEVHLVKDRLLAINQRTTDSQGGPPGTVATLRDSTELRALSGRAEAARERLNMLYDAGVAIGTSLDVTRTAEELAELAVPRFADYATVDLFDTVLSGGQPDTGRRLHRTAMSGIRKDAPLYPVGEQIRLVESSPQARSLGSGQAAVEPRLSEAPGWRAQDHERSAQVVEYGIHSLITVPLRAGSLVLGVASFWRSEKPQPFDTEELALAEELVARAAVSIDNARRYTREHSMAVTLQRSLLPRTLPEQNALEIAYRYLPAQAGVGGDWFDVLPLSGARVALVVGDVVGHGLHAAATMGRLRTAVHNFSALDLPPEELLSLLDELVSRIDQDEMEEGDTSAPVTGATCLYAVYDPVSRLCTVARAGHPPPAVIHPDGSVEFPDVPAGPPLGLGGLPFETVDLELAEGSRLVLYTDGLVEDREHDIDEGLDMLRDALERAGQSPEDTCRGVLDSRLPAKPSDDIALLVARTRALAADRIAEWRVPADPAAVSEVRASVSRQLTRWDLDELTFSTELILSELVTNAIRYGVDPIHVRVLYDRTLICEVFDSSNTSPHLRYAAMTDEGGRGLFLVAQLTERWGTRYTPEGKVIWAEQNLPPHP; from the coding sequence ATGGTCCGACTCTTGGGTCGATCCGGGGCCCGGTCGACCCGCCGCCCCAGCGGTCCGCGCTCCCCCCACGCGCCAGACCGCGCCGAGGAGGTGCACAAGCACCGGGCGCGGCCGGCGCCGGGCGGCCCGCCCGCCGGGCCGCGCGGCGCCGACGGAACACGGCGGGGAACGGCCTCGGGACTGCGGGCGGCGCTGAGCGGCCGCAGCGTCGCCGGACAGGTCTTCGTCCTGCAGGTGGTGATCGTGCTGCTGCTGGTGGTGGCCGCGGTTCTCGCGCTGGTGCTGCAGGCCCGCCGCGACAGCACCAGCGAGGCGCGCAACCGCTCGGTCGCCGTCGCCCAGGCGTTCGCGAACGCGCCGGGCACCGTCGACGCGCTGCGGAGTTCCGACCCGACGGCGATCCTGCAACCGCGGGCGGAGGCGGCCCGCCGGGCCACGGACGTGGACTTCATCGTCGTCATGAACACCGACGGTGTCCGCTACACGCATCCCAAGCCGGACCGCATCGGCAAGAAGTTCGTCGGCACCCTCGCACCCGCGCTGGCCGGACGGACCGTCACCGAGACGATCGACGGCACCATCGGACCGCTCGTACAGGCCGTGGTGCCCGTCAGGGCGGACGACGGCACGATCGTCGGCCTGGTGTCGGCGGGTATCACGACGGCCAACGTGGGCGGGGCCGCCAACCGGCAGATGCCGCTGGTGCTGGCCGCCGCCGCGGCGGGCCTCGCCCTGGCCACCGCGGGCACCGCGCTGGTGAGCCGGCGGCTGCTGCGGCAGACGCACGGCCTGGGCCCGCACGAGATGACCCGTATGTACGAGCACCACGACGCGGTGCTGCACGCGGTCCGCGAGGGCGTGCTGATCGTCGGCGTCGAGGGCACACTGCTGCTCGCCAACGACGAGGCGCACCGGCTGCTGGACCTGCCCGCCGACGCCGAGGGCCGACATGTGCGGGACCTCGGTCTGCCGTCCGACACGGCCGGCCTGCTGGCGTCCGGAGGGGTCGCCACCGACGAGGTGCACCTGGTCAAGGACCGGCTGCTGGCGATCAACCAACGGACCACGGACAGCCAGGGCGGGCCGCCCGGCACCGTCGCCACCCTGCGCGACTCCACGGAGCTGCGCGCGCTCTCCGGCCGCGCCGAGGCCGCACGGGAGCGCCTCAACATGCTGTACGACGCCGGGGTGGCGATCGGAACCAGCCTGGACGTGACCCGTACCGCCGAGGAACTCGCGGAACTGGCCGTACCGCGGTTCGCGGACTACGCCACCGTGGACCTGTTCGACACGGTGCTGAGCGGCGGCCAGCCGGACACCGGGCGCCGGCTGCACCGTACGGCGATGAGCGGCATTCGCAAGGACGCTCCGCTGTATCCGGTGGGCGAGCAGATCCGGCTCGTCGAGTCCTCCCCGCAGGCACGCAGCCTCGGCAGCGGGCAGGCCGCGGTCGAGCCGCGGCTCAGCGAGGCCCCGGGCTGGCGGGCACAGGACCACGAACGCTCCGCCCAGGTGGTGGAGTACGGCATCCACTCGCTGATCACCGTGCCGCTGCGGGCGGGCAGCCTGGTGCTGGGGGTGGCGAGCTTCTGGCGGTCCGAGAAGCCCCAGCCGTTCGACACGGAGGAACTGGCGCTCGCCGAGGAGCTGGTGGCCCGGGCCGCCGTCTCCATCGACAACGCGCGCCGCTACACACGCGAGCACAGCATGGCGGTGACGTTGCAGCGCAGTCTGCTGCCACGCACCCTGCCCGAGCAGAACGCCCTGGAGATCGCCTACCGCTATCTGCCGGCGCAGGCGGGCGTGGGCGGCGACTGGTTCGACGTACTGCCGTTGTCCGGCGCCCGGGTGGCGCTGGTGGTGGGTGACGTCGTCGGGCACGGGCTGCACGCGGCGGCCACGATGGGCCGGCTGCGCACGGCGGTGCACAACTTCTCCGCGCTGGACCTGCCCCCCGAGGAACTGCTCTCCCTCCTCGACGAGTTGGTCTCCCGCATCGACCAGGACGAGATGGAGGAGGGTGACACCAGCGCCCCGGTGACCGGCGCGACCTGCCTCTACGCCGTCTACGACCCGGTGTCCCGGCTGTGCACGGTCGCCCGCGCCGGCCATCCGCCGCCCGCCGTGATCCACCCCGACGGCAGCGTGGAGTTCCCGGACGTACCGGCCGGTCCGCCGCTCGGGCTCGGCGGCCTGCCGTTCGAGACGGTCGATCTCGAACTGGCCGAGGGCAGCCGGCTCGTGCTCTACACGGACGGGCTGGTCGAGGACCGGGAGCACGACATCGACGAGGGGCTCGACATGCTGCGCGACGCGCTGGAGCGGGCCGGCCAATCTCCCGAGGACACCTGCCGGGGCGTCCTCGACTCCCGGCTGCCGGCCAAGCCCAGCGACGACATCGCTCTGCTCGTGGCGCGCACCCGGGCTCTGGCCGCCGACCGGATCGCCGAGTGGCGGGTGCCGGCCGACCCGGCGGCCGTCTCGGAGGTACGGGCCTCGGTGAGCCGTCAGCTGACTCGATGGGACCTGGACGAGCTGACGTTCTCCACGGAGCTGATCCTGAGCGAGCTCGTCACCAACGCGATCCGCTACGGCGTCGACCCCATCCACGTCCGGGTGCTGTACGACCGCACCCTGATCTGCGAGGTCTTCGACAGCAGCAACACCTCGCCCCATCTGCGGTACGCGGCCATGACGGACGAGGGCGGACGCGGCCTGTTCCTGGTCGCGCAGCTCACCGAGCGCTGGGGCACCCGCTACACGCCCGAGGGCAAGGTCATCTGGGCCGAGCAGAACCTGCCCCCCCACCCATAA
- a CDS encoding FAD-dependent oxidoreductase: MPRPLRVAIVGAGPAGIYAADALLKSDVAAEPGVSIDLFERMPAPFGLIRYGVAPDHPRIKGIITALHQVLDKPQIRLFGNVDYPTDISLDDLRAFYDAVIFSTGATADRELSIPGIELDGSYGAADFVSWYDGHPDVPRTWPLEAEKVAVLGVGNVALDVARILAKTAEELLPTEIPPNVHEGLKANKALEVHVFGRRGPAQAKFSPLELRELDHSPNIEVIVDPEDIDYDEGSIETRRGNKQADMVAKTLEKWAIRDVGDRPHKLFLHFFESPSEILGENGEVVGLRTERTALDGTGNVKGTGEFKDWDVTAVYRAVGYLSDKLPKLPWDIDSGTVPDQGGRVVQESGEHLQSTYVTGWIRRGPVGLIGHTKGDANETVANLLDDFAGGRLHTPASPAPEAVEAFLTEREVRFTTWEGWYRLDAAEKALGEPQGRERVKLVEREDMLRESGA, from the coding sequence ATGCCCCGCCCCCTGCGGGTAGCCATCGTCGGAGCCGGCCCCGCCGGGATCTACGCCGCCGACGCACTGCTCAAGTCCGACGTGGCCGCCGAACCCGGGGTGTCCATCGACCTCTTCGAGCGGATGCCGGCCCCGTTCGGGCTGATCCGTTACGGCGTCGCTCCGGACCACCCGCGCATCAAGGGCATCATCACCGCCCTCCACCAAGTGCTCGACAAGCCGCAGATCCGTCTCTTCGGCAACGTCGACTACCCGACCGACATCAGCCTGGACGACCTGCGCGCGTTCTACGACGCCGTGATCTTCTCCACGGGCGCGACGGCCGACCGCGAGCTGTCGATACCGGGCATCGAGCTCGACGGCTCGTACGGCGCCGCCGACTTCGTCTCCTGGTACGACGGTCACCCGGACGTGCCCCGCACCTGGCCGCTGGAGGCGGAGAAGGTCGCCGTCCTCGGTGTCGGCAACGTCGCGCTCGACGTGGCGCGCATCCTCGCCAAGACCGCGGAGGAGCTGCTGCCGACGGAGATCCCGCCGAACGTCCACGAGGGGCTCAAGGCCAACAAGGCCCTGGAGGTCCACGTGTTCGGCCGCCGCGGCCCGGCGCAGGCGAAGTTCAGCCCGCTGGAGCTGAGGGAGCTGGACCACTCCCCCAACATCGAGGTGATCGTCGACCCCGAGGACATCGACTACGACGAGGGCTCGATCGAGACCCGGCGCGGCAACAAGCAGGCCGACATGGTCGCCAAGACCCTGGAGAAATGGGCCATCCGCGACGTCGGCGACCGCCCGCACAAGCTGTTCCTGCACTTCTTCGAGTCGCCGTCGGAGATCCTCGGCGAGAACGGCGAGGTCGTCGGCCTGCGCACCGAGCGCACCGCCCTCGACGGCACCGGCAACGTCAAGGGCACCGGCGAGTTCAAGGACTGGGACGTCACCGCCGTCTACCGCGCGGTCGGCTACCTCTCCGACAAACTGCCCAAGCTGCCCTGGGACATCGACTCGGGCACGGTCCCGGACCAGGGCGGCAGGGTCGTCCAGGAGAGCGGCGAGCACCTCCAGTCGACATACGTCACCGGCTGGATCCGGCGCGGGCCGGTGGGTCTGATCGGGCACACCAAGGGCGACGCCAACGAGACGGTGGCCAACCTGCTGGACGACTTCGCGGGCGGCCGTCTGCACACGCCGGCGTCGCCCGCGCCGGAGGCCGTGGAGGCGTTCCTCACCGAGCGCGAGGTCCGCTTCACCACCTGGGAGGGCTGGTACCGGCTGGACGCCGCCGAGAAGGCGCTGGGCGAGCCGCAGGGCCGTGAGCGCGTGAAGCTCGTCGAGCGTGAGGACATGCTCCGAGAGAGCGGCGCGTAG